In the genome of Pseudomonas lalucatii, the window GGTGATGCTGCCCAACCATGCGCCGCTGGTGATCGCCGAGCAGTTCGGCACCCTCGCCACGCTCTATCCCGGGCGCATCGAACTGGGCCTGGGCCGTGCCCCGGGGGCCGATCAGTTCACCGCGCGGGCGCTGCGCCGGGAGCGCTCCGGCAGCGCCGACGACTTCCCCGCGGATGTCGCCGAGCTGCAGCGCTACCTGGGCCCGCGCAGCCCGCAGCAGCGGGTCATCGCCATGCCCGGCAGCGGCACCCAGGTGCCGCTCTGGCTGCTCGGCTCCAGCCTGTTCAGCGCCCAGCTGGCCGGCGAGATGGGCCTGCCCTATGCCTTCGCCTCGCATTTCGCGCCGCGCTACCTGCACGAGGCGATTCGCGTCTATCGCAATCACTTCAAGGCCTCGGCGGTGCTCGAGCGGCCCTACGTGATGCTCGGCGTGCCGCTGGTGGCGGCCGACAGCGACGAACGCGCCGATTACCTGGCGACCTCGGTGTACCAGCGGATTCTCGC includes:
- a CDS encoding LLM class flavin-dependent oxidoreductase; the protein is MSVLAQTRISILDLAPIRDDGGPAQALGNSLKLAQHAERLGFSRFWVAEHHNMDGIASSATAVLLGYLAAGTSSIRLGSGGVMLPNHAPLVIAEQFGTLATLYPGRIELGLGRAPGADQFTARALRRERSGSADDFPADVAELQRYLGPRSPQQRVIAMPGSGTQVPLWLLGSSLFSAQLAGEMGLPYAFASHFAPRYLHEAIRVYRNHFKASAVLERPYVMLGVPLVAADSDERADYLATSVYQRILALLRGHSLVQRPPVASMDGLWLPHEKQAVADFLGLAVVGGPAKVRAKLEVLLEQTGADELIFTGDLYDFDDRLRSFELLAELRQAA